The proteins below come from a single Egibacteraceae bacterium genomic window:
- the rplU gene encoding 50S ribosomal protein L21 — MYAVIATGGKQYRVRVGDTLDVEKLVPGDDGTVDLRAVMLVDDDGAVTATPDALAGATVTASVVDQHRDPKITVFKYKNKTRYRRRAGHRQPRTRIRVDTISA; from the coding sequence ATGTACGCCGTGATCGCCACGGGTGGCAAGCAGTACCGGGTCCGCGTCGGGGACACCCTCGACGTCGAGAAGCTCGTGCCCGGTGACGACGGCACGGTCGACCTGCGGGCGGTCATGCTCGTGGACGACGACGGGGCCGTGACGGCCACACCGGACGCCCTGGCGGGCGCGACGGTCACGGCGAGCGTCGTGGACCAGCACCGCGACCCCAAGATCACCGTGTTCAAGTACAAGAACAAGACCCGCTACCGCCGCCGGGCCGGTCACCGCCAGCCCCGGACGCGCATCCGGGTCGACACCATCAGCGCGTAG